The genomic segment AACTACAGAAAAAAACAAATCATCAATCTTCAACGAATGTGCAATTTTGCAATAAAATCATAATTTTGTGCAATAAATTCAGAATCAAGCATAATTCTCCATTAAATCTAAAATTCATTATTTTTCATACAAATCACCTCTACTCTTCTTATTTTTGAGTTCTAATAAATACGATACTAAATGCTAACAAAATTAGGTTTATAATTACTAAAATCACTCCTCATTGACCATACTTGAAATATTGGAACGCTCTCTTAAATACCATAGTTATAGGGCCCTGAAACTTCACCAGTGGTAGTTATAATAAAAGCTCAGCAATGTACTGATATCCACGGAATGGCTGTCACATATCAAAAAAATTTATTAGAATAATATCAGTAGAAATGTTATATCTTCTCTTTTAGTATTTACTAAAATACTGAAAGAAAAAAATAAAATTACTATATTGACAATATTCTCTAAATGGTTTATTATAATGTTTAAGCAAACGATTGCATAGATAAGATTTAATTAGAAAATAGGGGGGGCTTAATAATGAAGAACACAAAAAAGCTTATAGCAGTTGCATGTACAGTTGCTATAATGACAGGTATGTTGTCTGGTTGTAGTAAAAGTACAGATCCTGCTGCTTCAAAAGCGGTAGGCAAGGATGTCGTAGTGGACATATTCCAATTTAAAGTTGAAGCTAAGGATGCTCTTGAAAAAGCTACAAAAGAATACATGGCATTAAATAAAAATGTTAAAATTAATGTACAAACAGTTGGCGGTGGAGAAGACTACGGTGCGGCATTAAAATCTAAATTTGCATCAGGACAAGAACCAACAATATACAATATTGGCGGAACTCAAGATGTCCTTGACTGGAAAGCTAAACTTCAAGATTTATCAAGCGAACCATGGGTATCACAAGCTTACCCAGGAACTTTAGATGCTGTAAAGATGGATGGTAAACTTTATGGTATGCCGTTTAACCAAGAAGGATCTGGACTTATTTACAATAAAACAATATTCACAAAAGCAGGAATTGATGCTTCAAAAATCAAAACATATGCAGATTTAAAAGCCGCATCGAAAACATTGGATTCAAAGAAGAAAGAATTAAAGATAGATGCAGTATTTGCTTTACCTGGCAAGGAAACTTGGGTAACAGGATTACATTTATCTAACGTTGCTTTTGCAAATGAATTTCCAACAGTTGTAGATGCATTTAATGCAAAAGAAATAACATTCAAACAAAATGAGCCATTAAAGAAACTATTAGATCTTCAAATTAAATATGCTTATAAGCCAGATGGTACTAATAAATCAATTAACAGCGTGGACTATTCTACTCAAGTTGAAAAAATGTTCTCTATGAGTAAAGTAGCAATAATTCAACAAGGAAACTGGGCTTTTGGATCAATAGATGGTATCGATCCAGAATTGTCCAAAAATATTGGTATATTACCAATGCCTTTAGATGGCGTTAAAGAAGGTTGTATCCAAGTTGGAGTACCTATGTATTGGGCTATTAACAGTTCAAAAGATGATGGAGCTAAGAAAGCTGCTGCAGACTTCTTAAACTGGTTATATACTTCAGACAGAGGTAAAGAAATGATCATTAAAGACTTTAAGTTTATACCAGCTTTCAAAGGTTATGACGGTGAGAAATTACAACCAACAGATGCACTAGGTAAAGAAGTACTTAGATACGTAAACGAAGGAAAAACAATTCCATGGGTATTTATGGGATATCCTACTGCATGGGGTATGGAAAAATTCGGAACAGACGTTCAAAAATATATTGCTGGCACCATCACATGGGATAAATTAGTAGATAATATGAAAACGACCTGGTCAGCAGCAAGAAAAAAATAATGAATATGATTTAAGATTTCAAAATCCTGGGAAAGTTCAAATCTGTTCCAGGATTTTATTAATATCAAGCTAATGTACGAAAGGAGATACTGTAATGAAAAAAAATAATGCGTCATTTTGGATGTTTGTAGGTCCAATTTTAGCTGTGTTCACTATAGTTTTGATCATACCATTGCTTTTTGGAGTTTACTATTCTTTTACAGACTGGAATGGAATTGCATCCGATATAAGTTGGATCGGATTTGCAAACTACGTCTCTGCATTTAAGGATGAGACTTTCCTTGCTTCATTCTTATTTACAGCTAAATTTACTATAGTTTCAGTTGTTGTAATAAATTGTATTGGATTTGGCCTCGCTTTACTTGTAACAACTGGTATGAAAAGCAATAATCTACTTAGAACTATATTTTTTATGCCTAACTTGATAGGAGGACTTATACTTGGATTTATTTGGCAGTTTATTTTCACACAAGTTTTTTCTGGACTTGGAACTATTTTTCATCAGCAATGGTTACTTGGATGGTTATCGGATGGGACTACTGGATTTTATGGGTTAGTAATTTTAATGTCATGGCAAATGTCAGGATATTTAATGGTTATTTATGTAGCTGCTCTTCAAAACATACCACCAGAGCTTACGGAAGCAGCTGAGATTGATGGTGCAAATGCATGGCAGAGAATAAAGAATATTACATTCCCTCTAGTAGGACCTGCCTTTACAGTAAGTTTATTTTTAACTTTATCTAATTCCTTTAAACTTTATGACCAAAATTTATCCTTAACTGCAGGTGGTCCTGCAAATTCAACACAGATGCTCTCTATGAATATTTACAACACCGCATTCAAATTTAATCAAATGGGCGTAGCGCAAGCAAAAGCTGTTATATTTTTACTAATAGTTGGTGCGGTTACTTTAACACAAGTATATCTTTCTAAGAAAAATGAGGTGGAAGCATGATAAAAAAAACCAGAAAATTAAATGTAGGTAAACTAGCTCTAGGAGTTATTGGTATTGCCTTAGGCGCATTATTTTTATCACCTTTTTATATCATTATTATCAATTCCCTTAAAACAAAAAAAGAATTATTTGCAAGTGTATTGTCCTTTCCTGAAATATTCACTTTAAATAATTATAAAGAAGCATTTGATAGGTTGCACTATTTAAATGCAATTACTAACTCTTTAACAATAACAATATCTGGTGTTATTTTTATTGCAATATTCGCTTCAATGGCGGGCTGGATGTTAGAGCGGACAAAAACAAAACTGAGCAACGCAATTCTTTTGTTATTTATTTCATCCATGTTAATACCTTTTCAAGCAATCATGTTGCCCCTAGTTAGAATTATGGGTAAATTTAAATTATTGAATATGGGTGGACTCATATTTATGTATCTTGGCTTTGGATCAGCCTTATCCATATTCCTGTATCATGGTTTTGTAAAAGGAATCCCAAAGGAGTTAGATGAAGCTTCCATGTTAGATGGTTGCAACAAATTTCAAACCTTTTGGTATATAATATTTCCTTTGTTAAAACCAATAACTGTTACAGTTTCTATCTTAAATACCGTTTGGATTTGGAATGATTTTTTATTGCCATCCTTAGTTATTAATAGACCAGGAACACAAACATTGCCATTGAGAACTTTCTTTTTCTTTGGTGAATATACCAAACAGTGGAATTTAGCTCTTGCGGGACTAACTCTCGCAATTATTCCAGTTATAATATTTTATTTTTTAGCACAAAAACAAATTATAAAATCTATTGCAGCTGGAAGCATAAAATAATCAGTTTTTCTTTAAATTGTAGATATCTTTAGTGTGAACCAAACTTAGGAATCCATACAATTTCTAAGCTTATTTAAAAATTTCTACATAAATAGCCAACTAATAAATCCCGGAAGATGTTAATTCTCCGGGATTTATTAGTTGGCTATTTATTCAACAGATTCATTCAATAATACGAGTTTTACCATGTGATAGTCGAGTTACAACTAATTTCAGTAACATTCTAGGATTGTTCTTCATATATTAATACAGTAGAAATATTTGAAGGGAGCCTTTTATGTTCTATTGTCCAAACAATTATAATGATCCTTATCCGCTATATAGAGTTACCCCTAAGAATTCTTATTTTAGGATTCTTCATGCTTCACCTAAATCCCCAGCTGTTGATGTATATATTAATGATATGTTAAAATTTAAAAACCTTACTTATGGTGCTTTTACAGATTATATAGAAGTTATGGCTGGAAATTACAATGTAAAATTGTATGCTACAGGTACTAAAACTACACCTGTACTTAATAAAAATATTTTTATTCCGCCTGAAAAAATTTACACCGTTGCAGTTATTGGTCTATTACCTAACATTGAGTTACTACCTATTCCAGAACCTATAGTTATAAATCCTAGTAACAATGCTTATATTAAATTTGCTCATTTATCACCTAATCTCGGTGCTGTAGATGTTGCATTACCAGACGGTAAAATTCTACTTAAAAATATTAAGTACAAACAATTTACTGATTATATAGAAGTCCCTGTTGGAACTTATACTTTAGAAGTTAGACCTACTGGTACCACGAATATTGCTTTATACGTCCCTAATATAAAACTAAAACCTAATCGTTTTTACACTGTTTATGCTGTAGGATTAGCTAACGATATTCCAGGCCTTCAAGCTCTAATTCCTCTTGATGGTAGTTCTTATTTAGATTTACGCGAAGATTAGTTATTGCGTGTTTTTGATAAAAAATATTAAAATTAAAGTTCTAGGATTTGCAAAAATTCCTAGAACTTTATGGTGCGCTGAAATTCTTACTTATCATCCTTTAATGCTTCTATTAATTTTATTGGATTTATCAGTTTGCCTGTTTTGGTTTCTTTACCTTCATTGCTTATATCCATGGCATCGCCTGTTCTCAGTGCAGTACTCCAAAATAAATCAGGAGTGATATTGGGTTTTACTTGACAAGACAGGGCATATAGTCCAGCAAGATAAGGTTCTACCGAGCTCCACCCACCTATTCTATTAAAACTGTAGCCCTTGACATCTTCAGGAATCGCAAAGGTTTTTGAGCTCATTGGAACTAATAGCAATTCTTTTGCTGCTAATTTATTATACTTTTCTTCATAATATTTACCAAATCCAGGTATCTCTGCTACGAAAGAAATCCAATTACTCCATTTATGAGGTTTGTAGGAGGATTGTTTCTCTGGATCAGCCATAGGTTCTCTATCAACTCCATAATACCAAAACTTATAATTAGAAGTTTCAAATATATTGGCAGAAATAACGAAAATCCCAGCATTTTCGGCTCTTTTCACAGCTTCATTCATTTCCTTATATCCTTTATTATTGGGACCCCATACAGCTGAAATTGATAATACTCTTATTTTATCTTTTTCAGAAAGAGTTTTATTAATTTTTAGAATTTTATCAATTGCTTTTGCCTCCCATATGAAATTTATTTCTCCATTTCCATTCTTAATATCTAAATTATAGCAACCAATATAATAAAGATTAGCTTTTGGTGCAACTCCTATTGACTTACCTACAGCTATTGAAGTCATTGCAGGCCCATGCATTGATGCTTTTCCATTGCCATTGATCTCATCATAGAACTTTATCTGATCTTT from the Clostridium sp. CM027 genome contains:
- a CDS encoding ABC transporter substrate-binding protein, which produces MKNTKKLIAVACTVAIMTGMLSGCSKSTDPAASKAVGKDVVVDIFQFKVEAKDALEKATKEYMALNKNVKINVQTVGGGEDYGAALKSKFASGQEPTIYNIGGTQDVLDWKAKLQDLSSEPWVSQAYPGTLDAVKMDGKLYGMPFNQEGSGLIYNKTIFTKAGIDASKIKTYADLKAASKTLDSKKKELKIDAVFALPGKETWVTGLHLSNVAFANEFPTVVDAFNAKEITFKQNEPLKKLLDLQIKYAYKPDGTNKSINSVDYSTQVEKMFSMSKVAIIQQGNWAFGSIDGIDPELSKNIGILPMPLDGVKEGCIQVGVPMYWAINSSKDDGAKKAAADFLNWLYTSDRGKEMIIKDFKFIPAFKGYDGEKLQPTDALGKEVLRYVNEGKTIPWVFMGYPTAWGMEKFGTDVQKYIAGTITWDKLVDNMKTTWSAARKK
- a CDS encoding carbohydrate ABC transporter permease produces the protein MKKNNASFWMFVGPILAVFTIVLIIPLLFGVYYSFTDWNGIASDISWIGFANYVSAFKDETFLASFLFTAKFTIVSVVVINCIGFGLALLVTTGMKSNNLLRTIFFMPNLIGGLILGFIWQFIFTQVFSGLGTIFHQQWLLGWLSDGTTGFYGLVILMSWQMSGYLMVIYVAALQNIPPELTEAAEIDGANAWQRIKNITFPLVGPAFTVSLFLTLSNSFKLYDQNLSLTAGGPANSTQMLSMNIYNTAFKFNQMGVAQAKAVIFLLIVGAVTLTQVYLSKKNEVEA
- a CDS encoding carbohydrate ABC transporter permease, which codes for MIKKTRKLNVGKLALGVIGIALGALFLSPFYIIIINSLKTKKELFASVLSFPEIFTLNNYKEAFDRLHYLNAITNSLTITISGVIFIAIFASMAGWMLERTKTKLSNAILLLFISSMLIPFQAIMLPLVRIMGKFKLLNMGGLIFMYLGFGSALSIFLYHGFVKGIPKELDEASMLDGCNKFQTFWYIIFPLLKPITVTVSILNTVWIWNDFLLPSLVINRPGTQTLPLRTFFFFGEYTKQWNLALAGLTLAIIPVIIFYFLAQKQIIKSIAAGSIK
- a CDS encoding DUF4397 domain-containing protein, with product MFYCPNNYNDPYPLYRVTPKNSYFRILHASPKSPAVDVYINDMLKFKNLTYGAFTDYIEVMAGNYNVKLYATGTKTTPVLNKNIFIPPEKIYTVAVIGLLPNIELLPIPEPIVINPSNNAYIKFAHLSPNLGAVDVALPDGKILLKNIKYKQFTDYIEVPVGTYTLEVRPTGTTNIALYVPNIKLKPNRFYTVYAVGLANDIPGLQALIPLDGSSYLDLRED
- a CDS encoding S8 family serine peptidase encodes the protein MRKIYLLLALSIVLMLSGCNAKNNAVTTALQSSNSENTPTSKSGTYIVRHPPASGENIGGLNVITGHKSKFLGDVKNFNGYLDLRYSDLSNVNLSQNSEQLSNCFFSNHTKWPEKMTKEYKPDTILELGKNQGLGISKLNNEGIDGRGINIAIIDQPLLVDHEEYKDQIKFYDEINGNGKASMHGPAMTSIAVGKSIGVAPKANLYYIGCYNLDIKNGNGEINFIWEAKAIDKILKINKTLSEKDKIRVLSISAVWGPNNKGYKEMNEAVKRAENAGIFVISANIFETSNYKFWYYGVDREPMADPEKQSSYKPHKWSNWISFVAEIPGFGKYYEEKYNKLAAKELLLVPMSSKTFAIPEDVKGYSFNRIGGWSSVEPYLAGLYALSCQVKPNITPDLFWSTALRTGDAMDISNEGKETKTGKLINPIKLIEALKDDK